One Setaria italica strain Yugu1 chromosome II, Setaria_italica_v2.0, whole genome shotgun sequence DNA segment encodes these proteins:
- the LOC101763451 gene encoding probable NAD(P)H dehydrogenase subunit CRR3, chloroplastic, whose protein sequence is MACHLGLAGATAAAAARAPRLAVLASASASAAGEPARRIIRRRAPPGQQGSAPAPPAQPSVAEVRRAIGVEDAAASAASSREEKNSAFMELIASTPIGQPESEPERRLREAAEWVVDTTETRACQGQKSFLVLCMMTFPAWFLLMFIALGVIKLPFDVPGLDNLLM, encoded by the exons ATGGCCTGCCacctcggcctcgccggcgccaccgccgccgccgccgcccgcgcccctcgcctcGCCGtgctcgcctccgcctccgcgtccgCCGCTGGAGAGCCTGCGCGCCGCATCatccgccgccgtgcgccgccgggtCAGCAGGGTTCAGCCCCCGCGCCCCCCGCCCAACCGTCCGTCGCGGAGGTGCGGCGCGCCATCGGGGTCGAAGACGCCGCCGCGTCTGCCGCCTCCTCCAGGGAGGAGAAGAACTCCGCGTTCATGGAGCTAATCGCCTCCACCCCCATCGGGCAGCCTGAGAGCGAGCCCGAGCGCCGCCTCCGCGAGGCCGCCGAGTGGGTCGTCGACACCACCGAGACGCGCGCTTGCCAAG GACAGAAGTCTTTCTTAGTGCTATGCATGATGACATTTCCTGCGTGGTTCTTGCTCATGTTTATTGCCCTTGGAGTTATAAAGTTACCATTTGATGTTCCGGGTCTGGATAATCTCCTAATGTAA